Proteins encoded in a region of the Candidatus Methylomirabilota bacterium genome:
- the tpx gene encoding thiol peroxidase, with protein MAQVTFKGTPLTLAGSEVKPGDPAPDFTAVDTSLQPVRLSDARGKVVVLSAVPSLDTPVCDTETRRFNEEAAKLGENVLVWTISMDLPFAQKRWCGAAGITRVKTLSDFRERSFGQQYGTLIKEGALAGLEARAVFVVGKDGRVKHVEYVKEVTTEPNYEAALAAARAAAGAN; from the coding sequence ATGGCTCAAGTCACGTTCAAGGGGACTCCGCTCACGCTCGCCGGGTCCGAGGTCAAGCCCGGGGACCCCGCGCCCGACTTCACCGCGGTCGACACGAGCCTTCAGCCCGTCCGGCTCAGCGACGCCCGGGGCAAGGTGGTCGTCCTGAGCGCGGTCCCGTCCCTCGACACGCCGGTCTGCGACACCGAGACGCGACGCTTCAACGAAGAAGCCGCCAAGCTGGGCGAGAACGTCCTCGTCTGGACCATCAGCATGGACCTTCCGTTCGCCCAGAAGCGCTGGTGCGGCGCCGCCGGGATCACGCGCGTGAAGACGCTGTCGGACTTCCGGGAACGGAGCTTCGGCCAGCAGTACGGCACCCTGATCAAGGAGGGCGCCCTGGCCGGTCTCGAGGCGCGCGCCGTGTTCGTGGTCGGCAAGGACGGCCGCGTCAAGCACGTCGAGTACGTCAAGGAGGTCACCACCGAGCCGAACTACGAGGCCGCCCTCGCCGCCGCCCGGGCCGCCGCCGGGGCCAATTGA